GTCTCCAATGTAAATATCCGTTTCTCTTCCTGATATGCAATTCCCATTTGTGTGCTCTCCTTATGATGTCTGGTATTTCTTATTTTACCGCTCCATTTACCACACCATTCAGGATCTGTTTCTGGCAGATAACGTAGAAGATCAGGATGGGGATCAGGGCCAGCAGATAGGACGCGAACGCCAGGTTATAGTTGGTTCCAAACTGAGTCTGGAAGTTCAACTGTGCCAGCGGAAGCGTATTCTGTCCGGTTCCTGCCATGATGATCAACGGCGTCATCACGTCGTTCCATACAGCCAGAGCTGTGATAATGGCTACCGTCGCGTGCATGGGCTTCATGATGGGGAAGATGATCTTCCAGTAGGTGCTCCATGTGGTGGCGCCGTCAACTTCCGCGGCCTCCTCCAGCGCGATGGGGATATTTACCAGGTATCCTGAATAGAGCAGAACGTTCATCGGCATATAGAATACCACATATAGAATGATAACGCCAGCCCAATTTGCAAGTCCCAGTTCCGCGGTCTGCTTTGCCAGAGGCATCATCAGGATCGCGAATGGAACAAACATACCACTTACGATAAATAAGTACACGAATTTATAAAATTTGCTGTGAGCCCGGTTTCTTCCGATGGCGTATCCCATCAGGGAGTGGATCAGGATGGAAAGGACCACCGTCACTACTGTGATCAGGATACTGTTTCCAAGAGAATGCCAGAAATCGGTGACTTCCATAGCCTCGGCAAAATTGCTGAAGCTCCAGGTCTTCGGGAGCGACAGAATGCCGGAAATGCTGTTGGTCATATCTGACTGCTGTTTGAAGGCGATCACAATGGCCATATACAATGGTAAGATGATGGTGCTTAAGCCCATGATCAACAGGACCATAACCGGCCAGTTTGTTCTATGTCCAATTCTTGCTTTCATTATAACTGCTCCTCCTTCCTACTGGATATCATCATCTGGGCGGCGGAAAGAGCCACGATCACGATGAAGAAGATCACTGCGTTGGCGCTCTGGTAACCAAAGGCTCCGCCCTTCATACCGTTGTTATAGATCAGGAAGGAGATGGACTCGGTGCTCTGTGCAGGACCTCCCTGGGTCATTGACATGATCTGGTCGAATACCATCAGGAAGTTCTTGACACACAGAACCATGTTGATGGTAAAAAACGGGATGATCAGCGGGAAGGTCAGGTGCCGGAACCGCTTCCATCCGGTGGCGCCGTCCAGGTCGCCTGCCTCATACACATCCTCCGGTACGGTCTGCAGGCCGGAAATGTAGATGATGGTGTTCATGGCGATGTTCTGCCAGCAGCAGACGATCACGATGGCAAACCAGGCCAGGTTCTCATTGGAGAGCAGGCTCTGGCTCAAAACCGGGCTTCCGATCATCTCACCAAGAGCCGGGATGATGTAAGTAAAAAGATACTGGAAAATGTAACCTACAACCAGAGCTCCCAGTACATTTGGCAGGAAGTAGGCTGCCCGGA
This window of the Massilistercora timonensis genome carries:
- a CDS encoding sugar ABC transporter permease, with translation MKNNKKRTYLLITIPILALFVCFNTIPLIRGIMYSFTNFKGFGTYEWVGLRNYLDLFGDPRIGGSYLFTFKLAVVATILTNVISLVLALGLNSKIRAKSFFRAAYFLPNVLGALVVGYIFQYLFTYIIPALGEMIGSPVLSQSLLSNENLAWFAIVIVCCWQNIAMNTIIYISGLQTVPEDVYEAGDLDGATGWKRFRHLTFPLIIPFFTINMVLCVKNFLMVFDQIMSMTQGGPAQSTESISFLIYNNGMKGGAFGYQSANAVIFFIVIVALSAAQMMISSRKEEQL
- a CDS encoding carbohydrate ABC transporter permease: MKARIGHRTNWPVMVLLIMGLSTIILPLYMAIVIAFKQQSDMTNSISGILSLPKTWSFSNFAEAMEVTDFWHSLGNSILITVVTVVLSILIHSLMGYAIGRNRAHSKFYKFVYLFIVSGMFVPFAILMMPLAKQTAELGLANWAGVIILYVVFYMPMNVLLYSGYLVNIPIALEEAAEVDGATTWSTYWKIIFPIMKPMHATVAIITALAVWNDVMTPLIIMAGTGQNTLPLAQLNFQTQFGTNYNLAFASYLLALIPILIFYVICQKQILNGVVNGAVK